One part of the Acetoanaerobium sticklandii genome encodes these proteins:
- a CDS encoding cation-translocating P-type ATPase: MKFYRKSSEEVMEILDVSIDGLSEQEVQKRRLEHGYNKLDEAKGDTPIKVFMDQFKDFLVIMLILAAIISAALGKYESTIVVIFVVVLNAILGTVQHIKANNSINSLKALSSPVSKVLRDKMKKEIPSNELVVGDIIFFDAGDYISADARVIEAHSFQVNESSLTGESESVTKEIEAISQDDVSIGDMKNMVFSGSYVTYGRGVAVVTDIGMKTEIGKIASMLENAKARKTPLQETLDNFGKNLSIAILIISGIIFIIDILRDKAIIDSFMFAVALAVAAIPEALSSIVTIVLAFGTQKMSKSNAIVKKLNAVESLGSISVICSDKTGTLTQNKMKVQKLWVDNNIVDSDEATDQSLINKLIQFSVLCNDAIVSGDSNIGDPTEIALVNLGNEHNINEQVTRNAHPRIFELPFDSDRKMMSTVNAYENSNLMITKGAVDTIINKTHKILTSNGVEILNDEVKAKIKHDNNSLAKNGLRVLAFAYKEYKNESRPKLEDEDELIFMGMIAMMDPPRPESKKAVADCILAGIKPVMITGDHKITAIAIAKQIGIIKDETEALEGHEIEKLTDDELYNIVENISVYARVSPEHKIRIVRAWQKKSMVVAMTGDGVNDAPALKQADVGVAMGITGTEVSKEAASMVLTDDNFATIVKAISSGRSIYVNIKNSIKFLLSGNAAGIFSVIFASVAGLAAPFAPVHLLFINLLTDSLPAIAIGLEPHDESIMKEKPRKRTDSIINKEFIKQVSTKGALIALVTMIAYYIGFSSGSHLVGSTMAFATLCLSRLFHSLNCRSKASVFKIGVLSNIYVILSIIVGSLMLLFVMNYPPLMTMFEVSKLDISQHLSVIGLSLIPLVAVQIYKLIKDNNSTSHEQIDKVNHLSDVA; this comes from the coding sequence GTGAAATTTTATAGGAAAAGCAGTGAAGAAGTAATGGAGATTTTGGATGTAAGTATTGATGGATTATCAGAGCAGGAAGTCCAAAAAAGAAGATTAGAGCATGGATATAACAAGCTAGATGAAGCCAAAGGAGACACTCCGATAAAAGTTTTTATGGACCAGTTCAAGGACTTTTTGGTAATTATGCTTATTTTAGCAGCCATAATTTCAGCAGCTCTAGGAAAATATGAAAGTACTATTGTAGTAATTTTTGTTGTAGTATTAAATGCAATTTTAGGAACAGTTCAACATATTAAAGCAAATAACTCTATTAATTCACTAAAGGCATTGTCTTCACCAGTATCAAAAGTTTTAAGAGATAAAATGAAAAAAGAAATACCATCAAATGAACTAGTTGTTGGAGATATAATATTTTTTGATGCAGGAGATTATATAAGCGCAGATGCAAGAGTAATTGAAGCTCACAGCTTTCAAGTTAACGAAAGCTCGCTTACTGGAGAGTCAGAAAGTGTTACAAAAGAGATTGAAGCAATTAGCCAAGATGATGTTTCAATTGGAGATATGAAGAATATGGTTTTTTCCGGTAGCTATGTAACCTATGGAAGAGGTGTAGCAGTAGTTACTGATATTGGGATGAAAACTGAAATAGGTAAAATTGCATCGATGCTAGAAAATGCTAAAGCAAGAAAAACTCCGCTTCAAGAAACTCTTGATAATTTTGGGAAAAATCTCTCTATAGCAATTTTGATTATATCTGGAATAATATTTATTATTGATATATTAAGAGATAAAGCAATTATTGATTCTTTTATGTTTGCAGTTGCACTAGCAGTAGCGGCTATACCTGAGGCTTTAAGTTCTATTGTTACAATTGTACTTGCCTTTGGAACTCAGAAGATGTCGAAATCAAATGCGATAGTTAAGAAATTGAATGCAGTAGAGAGTTTAGGAAGCATATCAGTTATATGCTCTGACAAGACTGGTACACTTACTCAAAATAAAATGAAAGTTCAAAAGCTATGGGTTGACAATAATATAGTTGATAGTGATGAGGCTACTGACCAAAGCCTTATAAATAAATTAATACAATTTTCGGTATTATGTAATGATGCTATTGTTTCAGGGGACAGTAATATTGGAGACCCGACAGAAATAGCGCTTGTGAATTTAGGAAATGAACATAATATTAATGAGCAAGTGACAAGAAATGCTCATCCTAGAATATTTGAGCTTCCATTTGACTCAGATAGAAAGATGATGAGTACTGTAAATGCTTATGAAAACAGCAATCTTATGATTACCAAAGGAGCTGTAGATACAATAATTAACAAAACTCATAAAATTTTGACTTCGAATGGAGTTGAGATTTTAAATGATGAGGTTAAAGCTAAAATAAAGCATGATAATAATAGTCTAGCTAAAAATGGACTCAGAGTTCTAGCGTTTGCATATAAGGAATACAAAAATGAATCTAGACCTAAATTAGAAGATGAAGATGAACTGATATTCATGGGTATGATTGCTATGATGGATCCACCTAGACCAGAATCAAAAAAAGCTGTGGCTGACTGTATTTTAGCTGGTATAAAGCCAGTGATGATTACCGGAGATCATAAAATAACAGCAATTGCAATTGCAAAGCAGATAGGGATAATTAAAGATGAAACGGAGGCTTTAGAGGGACACGAAATTGAGAAGCTAACAGATGATGAGCTTTATAATATTGTTGAAAATATTAGCGTATATGCAAGAGTATCACCTGAGCATAAGATTAGGATAGTAAGAGCTTGGCAGAAAAAATCTATGGTCGTTGCTATGACTGGAGATGGGGTAAATGATGCTCCAGCATTAAAACAGGCAGATGTAGGAGTAGCAATGGGAATAACAGGCACAGAGGTCTCAAAAGAAGCAGCCTCTATGGTTCTTACTGATGATAATTTTGCCACAATTGTAAAAGCTATATCTAGTGGTCGCTCTATTTACGTAAATATAAAAAACTCAATTAAATTTTTATTATCTGGAAATGCAGCTGGTATTTTTTCTGTGATTTTCGCTTCTGTGGCAGGACTTGCGGCGCCATTTGCCCCTGTACATCTTTTGTTTATAAATTTATTAACAGACAGCTTGCCAGCTATAGCTATAGGCTTAGAGCCTCATGATGAAAGTATTATGAAAGAAAAGCCTAGAAAAAGAACAGACTCAATTATTAACAAGGAATTTATTAAACAGGTATCGACTAAAGGAGCTTTAATTGCATTAGTAACCATGATAGCTTATTATATAGGTTTTTCAAGCGGTAGTCATTTAGTAGGTAGTACTATGGCTTTTGCAACCTTATGTCTATCAAGACTATTTCATAGTTTGAACTGCCGTTCTAAAGCTTCTGTTTTTAAAATCGGAGTTCTTAGCAATATCTATGTAATTTTATCAATTATTGTAGGAAGCTTAATGCTTTTGTTTGTTATGAATTACCCGCCTCTTATGACTATGTTCGAGGTGAGTAAGCTCGATATATCTCAGCATCTATCAGTAATTGGATTGTCCTTAATACCTTTAGTAGCAGTCCAGATTTATAAGCTTATAAAGGATAATAATTCTACATCACATGAACAAATAGATAAAGTTAATCATTTATCCGATGTAGCATAA
- a CDS encoding amino acid ABC transporter ATP-binding protein, which translates to MIKLNNIHKKFGDLHVLKGIDEEINKGEVLAIIGPSGSGKSTLLRCINFLEPPCDGDVHFEGKLITKDSKILNSYRQQIGMVFQQFNLFPNKTVLENITMAPILLKKYSTEEANEIGLALLERIGLSDKKNEFPSKLSGGQKQRVAIARALAMKPKAMLFDEPTSALDPEMVGEVLELMKSLANEDVTMIVVTHEMGFAREVADRVLFMDEGAVVESGSPKEIFTCASHPRTIDFLSKVL; encoded by the coding sequence GTGATTAAATTAAATAATATCCACAAAAAATTTGGAGATTTACATGTATTAAAAGGAATCGATGAAGAAATTAATAAAGGCGAAGTATTAGCGATTATTGGACCTAGTGGTTCTGGAAAAAGTACATTGCTAAGATGCATTAATTTTCTTGAACCACCCTGTGATGGGGATGTTCATTTTGAAGGAAAACTAATAACTAAGGATTCAAAAATATTAAATTCATACAGACAACAAATTGGAATGGTATTTCAGCAATTTAACCTTTTTCCAAATAAGACTGTACTTGAAAATATAACTATGGCACCTATACTTCTAAAGAAGTATTCTACTGAAGAAGCAAATGAAATAGGGCTTGCTTTATTAGAAAGAATAGGCTTATCAGATAAGAAAAATGAGTTTCCTAGTAAACTCTCTGGAGGGCAAAAACAAAGGGTTGCTATAGCAAGAGCTCTTGCTATGAAGCCAAAAGCTATGCTATTTGATGAACCAACTTCAGCTCTTGATCCAGAAATGGTGGGAGAAGTGCTTGAGCTTATGAAGAGCCTAGCAAATGAAGATGTAACTATGATTGTGGTAACGCATGAGATGGGATTTGCCCGTGAAGTTGCAGATAGAGTTCTTTTTATGGATGAGGGAGCAGTAGTTGAATCTGGAAGCCCAAAAGAAATATTTACTTGTGCTTCTCATCCAAGAACTATTGATTTTTTAAGTAAGGTACTTTAA
- a CDS encoding amino acid ABC transporter permease translates to MDFGFLVDYYKFFISGTSNTLMLSFITVILGLIGGIVLSIMKLSKFKILQNISGAYIAFIRGTPLLVQLYIVYYGLKDIPMFVAGVIAMSINSSAYIAEIIRAGIMAVDKGQFEATKSLGMTGAMAYKEVILPQAFKNILPALGNEFIVLIKESAIVSVIGLHDLMYNVDTIRGITYKPFEPLLVAALIYFILTAVLSKGFGVIERRLQASD, encoded by the coding sequence ATGGATTTTGGATTTCTTGTTGACTACTATAAATTTTTTATATCTGGAACATCAAACACTTTGATGCTAAGCTTTATCACTGTTATTTTAGGATTAATAGGCGGAATAGTTCTATCTATTATGAAGCTGTCAAAATTTAAGATATTACAAAATATTTCTGGAGCCTATATTGCATTTATAAGAGGAACTCCATTATTAGTACAGCTATATATAGTATATTACGGACTAAAGGACATCCCCATGTTTGTAGCTGGAGTAATAGCAATGTCAATTAATTCATCAGCATATATTGCAGAAATAATAAGAGCTGGAATAATGGCTGTAGATAAAGGTCAGTTTGAAGCAACAAAGTCCTTAGGAATGACGGGAGCCATGGCATATAAAGAGGTAATACTTCCTCAGGCTTTTAAAAACATATTACCTGCACTTGGCAATGAATTTATAGTGCTAATTAAGGAATCGGCTATAGTATCAGTTATTGGCCTTCACGACCTTATGTACAATGTAGATACCATTAGGGGGATAACATATAAACCATTTGAACCACTTCTTGTGGCGGCACTTATATATTTTATTTTGACAGCTGTCTTATCAAAAGGATTTGGAGTAATTGAAAGGAGATTACAAGCAAGTGATTAA
- a CDS encoding transporter substrate-binding domain-containing protein encodes MKKKLMGLGVAILMVLSFVGCSSSAEEEKSAVEMIKEKGKIVVGTSADYPPYEFHKEINGVDTYVGFDIAIAQKIAEDMGVELEIVDMKFDGLLAALTGKKIDFIAAGMNPTEERKKSVDFSIVYYDAHSTMLVAADKVDMLKAPEDFKGLKVGVQKGTIQEEIADTQFPDSEKVAISKIPNLIMELQSGKIDGIILAEVVAKSYADANESIAVNNLDLGSEGGVALAINKNQEDLLSQINSTLETIIEDKTLEKYIIEATELSAQ; translated from the coding sequence ATGAAAAAGAAATTAATGGGATTAGGTGTGGCTATTTTAATGGTTTTAAGCTTTGTTGGGTGTAGCTCTTCAGCCGAGGAAGAGAAAAGTGCTGTTGAAATGATTAAGGAAAAAGGGAAAATCGTTGTGGGAACATCAGCTGATTATCCTCCATATGAATTTCATAAAGAAATAAATGGAGTGGATACTTATGTTGGATTTGATATAGCAATTGCTCAGAAAATAGCAGAGGATATGGGTGTTGAGCTAGAAATTGTAGATATGAAGTTTGATGGACTTCTTGCAGCATTAACTGGTAAAAAAATTGACTTTATAGCAGCGGGAATGAATCCAACTGAAGAAAGAAAAAAATCAGTAGATTTTTCAATTGTTTACTATGATGCTCATTCAACTATGCTTGTTGCAGCAGATAAAGTAGATATGTTAAAAGCCCCTGAAGATTTCAAAGGACTTAAAGTTGGAGTTCAAAAAGGAACGATACAAGAGGAAATAGCAGATACACAGTTTCCTGATTCAGAAAAAGTTGCTATTAGCAAAATTCCAAATCTTATAATGGAATTACAAAGTGGCAAAATTGATGGAATCATCTTAGCGGAGGTAGTTGCTAAATCTTATGCTGATGCAAATGAAAGCATAGCAGTAAACAATCTTGATTTAGGCTCTGAAGGTGGAGTAGCTCTTGCTATTAATAAGAACCAAGAGGATTTACTAAGCCAAATAAATAGCACGCTTGAAACTATTATTGAAGATAAAACATTAGAAAAATATATTATTGAAGCAACGGAATTATCAGCACAGTAA
- the udk gene encoding uridine kinase, translated as MLRPIFIGITGGTGSGKSTVVKTIIENIPPSDIAMIEQDAYYKDQTNLPMEERIKANYDHPLAFDNDLLIEHLNLLLEGQTIEKPVYDFENHTRFRDKTVTVHPRSIIIVEGIMILEDERLRNLLDIKIFVDTDADIRILRRIQRDINERGRTVDSVIAQYLATVRPAHLQFIEPNKRYADIIIPEGGHNAVAIDLVVAKLKSIIQEQMI; from the coding sequence GTGCTAAGACCTATTTTTATTGGAATAACTGGAGGAACTGGTTCTGGAAAAAGTACAGTAGTGAAGACAATTATAGAAAACATACCTCCGTCAGATATAGCTATGATTGAGCAAGATGCATATTACAAGGATCAAACTAATCTTCCTATGGAAGAGAGAATAAAAGCTAATTATGATCATCCTCTTGCATTTGATAACGATTTATTAATTGAGCATTTAAATTTATTGCTAGAAGGACAAACCATAGAAAAGCCTGTTTATGATTTTGAAAATCACACTAGATTTAGAGATAAAACTGTAACTGTTCATCCGAGAAGTATCATAATAGTCGAAGGAATAATGATTTTAGAAGATGAGAGACTGAGAAATCTTCTCGACATAAAAATATTTGTAGATACTGATGCTGATATTAGAATACTTAGAAGAATACAAAGAGACATAAATGAAAGAGGTAGAACAGTTGATTCTGTTATAGCCCAGTACCTTGCAACTGTTAGACCAGCACATTTACAATTTATTGAGCCAAATAAGCGCTATGCGGATATAATAATACCAGAAGGTGGTCATAATGCGGTAGCTATAGATTTAGTAGTTGCTAAGTTAAAATCTATTATCCAAGAGCAAATGATTTAA
- a CDS encoding ABC transporter permease subunit, producing MLSKILPFNKTLLRKDWHITKWFFYSYLILLIMAVPYNVARNLSKLNSNSYDTMNNLLYTLRRVLNLENELVIIALIIIPVALSVALIGEEKRKKTIEIMISGPFSRFEIFFNKIVLGIFILVVPILMSGISLLIMRLTSDYVGMMFTSSQIMIWIFSYSAFAISMFSFSCIIGMLFGSSIGQFICTYIFGVFPIVFYEMFYLSYSSLYTLINGKELAYENAVRSVSKYFEMITPMQFFFRTFDYSQSAQIFFSFRLLAVAIGMLLIALVLFDLSKMEKNSEVLTFESLEGFFRLGVFLSSILAGGIIFSEMIELGTPGLFIGYVVGGFAGYKIPLYLIQKNRAS from the coding sequence ATGCTGTCAAAAATATTGCCATTTAATAAGACCTTGCTAAGAAAAGACTGGCATATAACTAAATGGTTTTTTTATAGCTATTTAATTTTGCTTATCATGGCTGTGCCATATAACGTAGCTAGAAACTTATCAAAATTAAATTCTAACTCTTATGATACTATGAACAATTTACTTTACACTTTAAGAAGAGTTTTGAATTTAGAAAATGAACTGGTTATTATTGCTCTAATTATAATTCCAGTTGCTTTATCAGTTGCTCTTATAGGTGAAGAAAAACGAAAAAAAACAATTGAAATAATGATTTCAGGACCATTTAGTAGATTTGAAATATTTTTTAATAAAATTGTGTTAGGTATATTTATTTTAGTTGTTCCTATCTTAATGTCTGGAATTTCTTTGTTAATTATGAGGTTAACCAGTGATTATGTAGGAATGATGTTTACTAGCAGTCAAATAATGATTTGGATATTTAGTTATTCAGCTTTTGCGATTTCTATGTTTTCGTTTAGCTGTATCATAGGGATGCTGTTTGGATCATCAATAGGCCAATTTATATGCACTTATATTTTTGGGGTATTTCCTATTGTATTTTATGAAATGTTTTATTTGAGTTATAGTTCACTTTATACTTTGATTAACGGGAAAGAGCTTGCCTATGAAAATGCAGTTCGCTCTGTTTCAAAGTATTTCGAAATGATAACTCCGATGCAATTTTTCTTTAGAACATTCGATTATTCTCAATCAGCCCAAATATTTTTTTCGTTTAGATTATTAGCTGTTGCTATTGGAATGCTTTTAATAGCTTTAGTTTTATTCGACCTTTCTAAAATGGAGAAAAATTCAGAGGTATTGACATTTGAATCACTAGAAGGGTTCTTTAGACTTGGGGTATTTTTATCAAGTATTCTAGCTGGAGGAATAATATTTAGTGAAATGATAGAACTTGGAACACCAGGTTTATTTATAGGCTATGTAGTAGGGGGATTTGCAGGATATAAAATACCTCTTTATCTAATTCAAAAAAATAGAGCATCCTAG
- a CDS encoding ABC transporter ATP-binding protein: protein MIIGNNIYKRYSNDPVIKGVDINLKAGSIYGLIGPNGAGKTTLIKLLAGIYMPDEGSVTLDGIDIASSHEIRSCIGYVPDNLNFYPTFTVKEMKEFYKGMCKNWNEERYQILREIFTFSEKKRIKHLSKGMKTQLSLLINLSCMPKVILMDEPTSGLDPFVRREVLNLIVQDVSSRDTSVLISTHNISELEQVSDRVGFMDKGKIILQDDMEDLKYKYKKIQIAFETAMPKAFEEEFKLLSIKHYGKVYEIVIDEHYEIFKSNAIKYNPIIMEKLDMTLEEIFIHRMGGEGYAVKNIAI, encoded by the coding sequence ATGATAATAGGTAATAATATTTATAAAAGGTATTCTAATGATCCAGTAATAAAAGGAGTAGATATAAACTTAAAAGCGGGCTCGATTTATGGTTTAATAGGCCCAAATGGAGCTGGTAAAACAACTCTTATAAAGTTACTTGCAGGTATATACATGCCAGATGAAGGAAGTGTAACTCTAGACGGAATAGATATTGCATCTTCACATGAAATACGCTCATGCATAGGGTATGTTCCAGATAATTTAAATTTCTATCCTACTTTTACAGTAAAAGAGATGAAGGAATTTTACAAGGGTATGTGCAAAAATTGGAATGAAGAACGCTACCAAATACTTAGAGAGATTTTTACTTTTTCTGAAAAGAAAAGAATCAAACATCTTTCCAAGGGAATGAAAACTCAGCTTTCATTACTTATTAATTTAAGCTGTATGCCAAAGGTAATATTAATGGATGAGCCAACTTCAGGGCTAGATCCTTTTGTGAGAAGAGAAGTACTTAATTTAATTGTTCAGGATGTATCCTCTAGAGATACAAGCGTGCTTATTTCAACTCATAATATTTCCGAATTAGAGCAGGTTTCAGATAGAGTAGGGTTTATGGATAAAGGAAAAATCATTCTTCAAGATGATATGGAAGATTTAAAATATAAATATAAAAAAATTCAGATTGCTTTTGAAACAGCTATGCCTAAAGCATTCGAAGAAGAATTTAAATTACTTTCTATAAAACACTATGGAAAAGTATATGAAATAGTGATTGACGAGCATTATGAAATATTTAAAAGTAATGCAATAAAATATAATCCGATTATTATGGAAAAATTAGATATGACATTAGAGGAGATATTTATACACAGAATGGGAGGAGAAGGATATGCTGTCAAAAATATTGCCATTTAA
- a CDS encoding GntR family transcriptional regulator — protein MFKIDMRSRTPIYEQIIDSIKELVVKGVLIPGERLPSVRDMAKEMTLNPNTVQKAYQELERQGIISTLRGKGTFISDDIQANNKILKRSQLMEELKKLVVEAIYLDLSKDELIDYIKDIYDDIVIKG, from the coding sequence TTGTTTAAAATCGATATGAGAAGTCGTACGCCTATATATGAGCAAATAATTGATTCTATAAAGGAACTGGTTGTAAAGGGAGTACTTATTCCTGGAGAAAGGCTTCCATCAGTAAGAGATATGGCTAAGGAAATGACACTCAATCCAAACACTGTTCAAAAAGCATATCAGGAGCTAGAGCGACAAGGAATTATAAGTACATTAAGAGGAAAAGGGACTTTTATTTCTGATGATATACAAGCTAATAATAAAATTTTAAAAAGGAGTCAGCTCATGGAAGAATTAAAAAAATTAGTTGTGGAGGCTATATATTTAGATCTTTCAAAGGATGAACTTATTGATTATATAAAGGATATTTATGATGACATTGTCATAAAGGGGTGA
- a CDS encoding nucleoside recognition domain-containing protein, whose product MNFIDIFIEAASGSINSVFNIALIVIPLMIVMQVAKDYKVLDYISGFLKPITNFFNMSQESAFPLLIGLTFGLSYGAGVIIQSSKEGNLSKKDLVLLIVFLASCHAIFEDTLIFVAVGANGWILFAARLFAAILVTYLISRRADKILDLNELQIKKEAIKQKQSN is encoded by the coding sequence ATGAATTTCATTGATATTTTTATTGAGGCGGCATCAGGAAGTATAAACTCTGTATTTAATATTGCACTCATAGTAATACCACTTATGATAGTGATGCAGGTAGCTAAGGATTACAAAGTTTTAGATTATATAAGTGGATTTTTAAAGCCTATAACAAATTTTTTTAATATGTCTCAGGAATCAGCATTTCCATTGCTTATTGGTTTGACATTTGGGCTGTCATATGGAGCAGGAGTAATAATACAAAGCTCAAAAGAAGGAAATCTTTCTAAGAAAGATTTGGTTCTTCTTATAGTATTTTTAGCTAGCTGTCATGCTATTTTTGAAGACACTCTAATCTTTGTGGCTGTAGGAGCAAATGGGTGGATATTGTTTGCGGCAAGGCTTTTTGCAGCAATTCTAGTCACCTATCTAATATCAAGAAGAGCAGATAAAATTCTTGACTTAAATGAGCTTCAAATTAAGAAAGAGGCTATAAAGCAAAAACAAAGCAATTGA
- a CDS encoding nucleoside recognition domain-containing protein — translation MLVTSLKNGFKKGLETTWMLAKIVIPVYFFVTFLGHTPVLDFMAKIFEPFMNFFNLPGEAAIVLVMGNMLNIYAAIGAIKALSLTPFEVTVIALMLSFSHSLFMETAVVKKLNVSASKVVLMRLSLMILAGFIYGTLIGGVTL, via the coding sequence TTGTTAGTTACATCATTAAAAAATGGCTTTAAAAAAGGCCTAGAAACAACTTGGATGTTAGCCAAAATAGTTATTCCCGTATATTTCTTTGTTACTTTTTTAGGGCATACTCCAGTACTGGATTTTATGGCTAAGATTTTTGAACCATTTATGAATTTTTTTAATCTACCGGGTGAAGCAGCGATTGTTTTAGTTATGGGAAATATGCTCAACATCTACGCAGCTATTGGAGCGATAAAAGCCCTTTCTCTTACTCCATTTGAGGTTACGGTTATAGCACTTATGCTTTCATTTTCTCATTCTCTTTTTATGGAGACAGCAGTTGTAAAGAAGCTAAATGTCAGTGCATCTAAAGTAGTTTTAATGAGATTATCATTGATGATTTTAGCTGGATTTATTTATGGGACATTGATTGGAGGTGTTACACTCTAA